A region from the Candidatus Cloacimonadaceae bacterium genome encodes:
- a CDS encoding 2Fe-2S iron-sulfur cluster binding domain-containing protein, with amino-acid sequence MILVILKDIATLCSISGVLAIILVIAHRFLNDYGIVKININGKKDINVKGGNSLLSSLADNKIFIPSACGGRGTCGACKCGITKGGGPLLPTERPLLTKEELITNTRLACQVKVKSDIYINIPENIFNIRKFNSKIVEIIDYTYDIKGVTFKLDAGEKIDFKAGQYIQLITQPYAKMRQSVSRAYSISSKPEEDDRIQLIIRYVPEGICTTWVHQQLKVGDEVSFTGPYGDFFLRDTDADILFVAGGSGKAPIKSILDHLQVVGTQRRMTYFFGARSKKDLYLTEEMKAFESVFEYFRYEPVLSQPKAEDNWDGKTGYVMPFLKETIRDPQNTEAYLCGSPGMIDAVSKALIAAGIAKDKIYFDSFG; translated from the coding sequence ATGATCTTAGTGATTCTCAAGGACATCGCGACGCTCTGCTCAATCAGCGGAGTATTGGCTATCATCCTCGTCATCGCCCATCGCTTTTTGAACGACTATGGCATCGTCAAGATCAATATCAACGGCAAGAAAGATATCAATGTCAAGGGCGGCAACAGTTTGCTGAGTTCTCTGGCGGATAACAAGATATTCATTCCCTCCGCTTGCGGGGGCAGAGGAACTTGCGGCGCCTGCAAATGCGGTATCACCAAGGGCGGCGGACCGCTCTTGCCAACCGAAAGACCGCTGCTCACAAAAGAAGAGCTTATCACAAACACCCGTCTCGCTTGCCAAGTCAAGGTCAAATCGGACATCTATATCAATATCCCTGAAAACATCTTCAATATCCGCAAATTTAACAGCAAGATAGTCGAGATCATTGATTATACCTACGATATCAAAGGTGTCACCTTCAAGCTCGATGCCGGAGAAAAGATCGATTTTAAAGCCGGTCAATATATCCAGCTCATCACCCAACCCTATGCAAAGATGAGACAAAGCGTGAGCCGCGCCTATTCGATATCCTCCAAACCGGAGGAAGACGATCGCATCCAACTCATCATCCGCTATGTTCCGGAAGGGATCTGTACGACCTGGGTGCACCAGCAACTCAAAGTGGGGGATGAAGTTAGCTTCACTGGTCCGTATGGAGATTTCTTCCTGAGAGATACGGACGCGGATATCCTTTTCGTTGCCGGCGGATCGGGAAAGGCGCCGATCAAATCCATCCTTGACCATCTTCAGGTAGTTGGAACGCAGCGCCGCATGACATATTTCTTCGGGGCACGCTCAAAAAAAGACCTATATCTCACCGAAGAAATGAAAGCATTCGAATCAGTGTTTGAGTATTTCCGTTATGAGCCGGTGCTCTCTCAGCCAAAGGCGGAGGACAACTGGGACGGCAAAACAGGCTACGTGATGCCATTTCTAAAGGAAACCATCCGCGATCCCCAAAACACGGAAGCCTATCTCTGCGGCAGCCCCGGTATGATCGACGCCGTCTCCAAAGCCCTGATCGCCGCAGGTATCGCCAAAGACAAAATCTATTTCGACAGTTTTGGATGA